ttccaattatttctgagaaagATTTTGCTATTTGGCAGGCATTTTCTGCCGAGTGGTACAccacaggtaggcttaggtcagcaggccccttaggaggcagattgtaagggtcatcggcgtagatttccaccgagcaggtcctgaaccacttagtgatatatgatattttcttatgagaggacaagttcttcacagattgctccttgagaatgctctctggtatcagatcttagcatttcgtatatgcaatgttgatttcctcatcggagaaggcatcactgacagattgtatagcggactcgacgtcggaataAAGTAAACACAATTGTTCGTGAGtgcggaacttgtgtgtggggcacaggtaccggtaggtgccagggtcacttgcgcaacggttggaggttggtcggatgacatttttgtggtaagggaagggtcaagcactaacacatacactgcattcttttacccatttcccaggaccaataggcctcgagtagctgtgatttgaaagatttctaagttactgattggagcagaaagaatagtatatctgcaattacacaacactctccggcttacacgccagGTATtgcgtggagacactattaacacattgcttactataagaggtataatcaccaagggcgaaaaaccctctctgtgaagaaacgcgagagaccTCCAAAACGTCCGCCCCCACACATTTCTCGGTTTTGGAAGGTTAATCATTTTCGTAATTAAGCTGTATTTCAAAATTGAAAGGAGGTAAAGAagtgtttgatttgaaagatacTACTTTGTACATATTTCAGCAGTACAAACAGTGCTTTTTAATTTTGCCTGATAcctatttttcaattatatgtatGTGACTTTTACTAAGGTCTAGCCATATAGTTCTAGAGATGCATATGACATTCAAGCATGGCAGTGatctttatttgaattatttttgaaaaaaattgtaatacttattttcttaatttatcatgaataaatgatgaaatagAAAACTGATTAATTAATACTAAAAGTAAGACACAATTAGCTTTGAAGGCATTGTAAAATTTAAAATCGTTAGCCGaggcgtatttatttttatatatcttcttGTAAGAGAATTCTTTATATGAAATGAGCATACAAAAGTAAGTAGGTGCATATGAAAAATTTGTATGACTATATTATTCGATAGAAAATTAAACATACGTGTTTGTGCAGAATTTCCTTTATAATCAAAGACACTGTTCACATTCATTGTTTCCTTGTTTTGTAAGTTCGTATTCATTGAATAATTGTTATGTTTTGTAACTCACCCCCTGGCTTGCAACAGGCACAATCAGTGCCAAGGCAGTCAGTTGAGTCAACCTCTCCAACACAAGTATTCCATTCGTCTGGTTTCATGCATGTTCCACCAGCACTTTCACAGGCGGGTAATTCAATACAGAGGGAAGTAtctgaaaagataaataacattTAAACAACAATAGATGTGCACAATTTGATAGTGAACTTTTGAAATGCTGTGTAGAAGATAAATATGGTATAACTAGACTTATACAGatcccaatttttatagtttatatttcagttttatcACGTTACTTTTGAGAGTGATAGACAAATTTTGTTTGAgatatgacaagaaaatatagaaaatgaaaaagatatattTCTGGGAAATCAGTATTGTAAAAGATGTCGAGTTCTCAAAAAGTAGTATAAGAACATTGTAGAGCATGAGGGATTGGAATTTCAGCTGTAAAGAAATGAATGCCTTAGTTAAGTAACTTACCATTAATACAACAGTGACAGGTTGTTTCACTGCATCCTTCTTGGTAGATATTGCCTGAGCACGAGTAGGCACTCTGGCTGGAGTAGCAGAAGCCTCCGTTGTCAGAACACTGGGTGTTAGGTGTGCAATCTGAGAGTTGGAGAGAATCGAAACAGATATTTAAGTTTAAactaatttcatattattttatactGTATACTTAATCTTCGACCTTAGTATCAGTACAATTTGTTTGgatataatcattataaaaaatactgcGACTTTCAAATATTAACTGTATATAaaagtgtactatatatatatatatatatatatatatatatatatatatatataatatatatatatatatatatatgtatatgtatatatatatatgagaatgctGTAAATTACATATGGATATGTGTTAGCGAAGGGTAGGGATAAtgcaaacaaaaaattcttgttttgCACTGCAATCCTTCAAGTGGTTAGTGCATCAGACTCACCCTGGCAACAAACGCCCCCCCATCGTTTCCTAGGCAATGTTAGGGATATGGTACGCCAAAGCAACTTGTTGCCAAGGCAGAATCTTTCACACATGTACCACGGTCGCCACCACATGCATCTAATTCGATACAAACATTGGGATCTGAAATGACAGATAGCAATGATATTACTAATACAAATGATAGATACAGAGATAATATGCACAAGAATGTTGCCAAGGAAGTATTTCACAGATTAGGAAGAACATTTATGTATAAgagttgatgataatttatctATTGCACAGATGAAGTTAAGATTTTATCATAGGATGCTTGCTCTTGCATAATAAACTATCTCAAGACGAATCCCCTTTGAAAAGGACAAAGTTTAATCCATTGGAAGGTGATAAGAAAATAGGTTTGCATTAAGAGAAGCaaggaggaaaattttttttaatagaataccTGACCTTTGGATAGAATTAGAAAGAAATTATCGTTAACATGGAGCCACCTACCTGGGAAACAACAAGAACAGGTTGCTGTACCATCACACCCATCGTCATACTGGGTTCCACTGCATACATGACCACTAGTGGTGTCGAAGCAGTAACCGCCGTTGGTCTGACAGATGGGTTTTGGTGTACAAACTGTGGATGAATGAAGTGTGGAATGTATAATTTAATTTCCATTAATTGTATTACGCTATTGGCactctgctgttgttgtttttatatatccTTTAATTTTACAACTAATTTGACTTTGGGATGAGTGCTTTAAATAGAATTTCGATACATCATTGAATTAAACAACAATGTAACTGAGTACagaataataaacaacaaataatagaGTACTCGGTTTTGGAAGGTTAATCATTTTCGTAATTAtactgtatttaaaattaaaaggagATAAAGAAGTGCTTGATTTGAAAGATACTACTTTGGACATATTTTAGCTGTACAAACAAAGCTTTTTAATTTTGCCCAGtacatatttttcaattatatgtatGTGACTTTTACTGAGGTCTAGCCATATAGTTTTATTTGCCATTCCAGCATGgcaatttttctttatggtgattATTTGGAAAATTGttatacttattttattattgtattatgaataaatgatgaaatagAAAACCGATTAATTAATACTAAAAGTAAGAAACGATAAGCTTTGAAGGCATTGTAAAATTCAAAATCGTGAGCCGAGgcgtatttatttttagatagttTCTTGTAAGAGAATTCTTTATATGAAATGAGCATACAAAAGTAAGTAGGTGCATATGAAAAATTTGTGTGACTATATTATTCGATAGAAAATTAGACATACATGTGTTAGTGCAGAATTTCCTTTACATTCAAAGACACTGTTCACATTCATTGTTCCTTGTTTTGTAAGTTCGTATTCAttgaataattgttattttttgtaactcACCCCCTGGCTTGCAACAGGCACAATCAGTGCCAAGGCAGTCAGTTGAGTCAACCTCTCCAACACAAGTATTCCATTCGTCTGGTTTCATGCATGTTCCACCAGCATTTTCACAGTTGGGTAATTCAATACAGAGGGAAGTATCTGAAAAGATGAATAACAATTAAACAACAATAGATGTGCACAATTTAATGGTGAACTTTTGAAATGCTGTGTATAAGATAAATATGGTATAACTAGACTTTTACAGATCctaatttttatagtttatatttcagttttatcACGTTTCGTTTGAGAGTGATAGGAAAAGTTTGTGTGTTTGAGATATGACAAGAAAATaggcaaaatgaaaaagatatattTCTGGGAAATCAGTATTTTAAAAGATGTTGAGTTCTCAAAAAGTAGTATAAGAACATTGTAGAGCATGAGGGATTGGAATTTCAGCTGTAAAGAAATGAATGCCTTAGTTAAGTAACTTACCATTAATGCAACAATGACAGGTTGCTTCACTGCATCCTTCTTGGTAGATATTGCCTGAGCATGAGTAGGCACTCTGGCTGTAGTAGCAGAAGCCTCCGTTGTCAGAACACTGGGTGTTAGGTGTGCAATCTGAGAGTTGGAGAGAACCGAAAGAGAGATTTAAGTTTAAactaatttcatattattttatactGTATACTTAATCTTCGACCTTAGTATTAGTACAATTTGTTTGgatataatcattataaaaaatactgcGACTTTCAAATATTGACTGTATATAAaagtgtactatgtatatatatatatatatatatatatatatatatatatatatatatatatatatatatatatatatatgtatatatatatatgtatatatatatgatatatatatatcatatatatatatatctatatacatatatatacatatatatataatatatattttctacatgtatataccatatcatatatatatatttatacatatgtatatatatatgtatatatatatctatatatctatatatatatatatatatatatatatatatatactatacatatatatatatatatatatatatatatatatatataatatatatatatatatatatatatatatatatatatatgtgtgtgtgtgtgtgtgtgtgtgtgtgtgtgtgtgtgtgtgtgtgtgtgtgtgtgtgtatgagaatgttgtagattatatatggatatatgttagAGAAGGGTCGGGATAATGCAACAAAAATCTTGTTGCACTGCATCCTTCAGGTTAGTGCATCAGACTCACCCTGGCAACAAACGCAATCGTTTCCTAGGCAATGTTCTGGATATGGTACGCCAAAGCAACTTGTTGCCAAGGCAGAATCTTTCACACATGTGCCACGGTCGCCACCACATGCATCTAATTCGATACAAACATTGGGATCTGAAATGACAGATAGCAATGATATTACTAATACAAATGATAGATGCAAAGATAATATGCGCAAGAATGTTGCCAAGGAAGTATTTCACAGATTACGAAGAACATTTTGTATGAGTGGAGGAGATTTTTATCTATTGCACAGATGAAGTCTAGATTTTATCATGCATATGCTCCTCCATGGCAAAATATCTCAAGACGAATCCCCTTTGAAAAGAACAAAGTTTAATTCATTAGCAGGTGATGAGAGAAGCAAAGAGaagagtttttttaaataaaaactcaGACCTTTGGATAGAATTAGAAAGAAATTATCGTTAACATGGAGCCACCTACCTGGGAAACAACAAGAACAGGTTGCTGTACCATCACACCCATCGTCATACTGGGTTCCACTGCATACATGACCACTAGTGGTGTCGAAGCAGTAACCTCCATTGTTCGTGCAGATGGGTTTTGGTGTACAAACTGAAGTTGGATGAAGTGTGAAAAGTATAATTTAATTGTCATGAATTGTAATATGCCACGGTCACCGTGCTgttgttttttaaatgttctttaatTTCACAATTTATTTGACTTTGGTGTGAGTGCTTTAAAGAAATGTTGGAAACTTCATTGAATTAAACAATAATGCAACTGAGttcagattaataaaaaaaaaatacagtattcaGTTTTGGAATGTTAATCATTTTTGTAATTATACTGTATTTTAAGATTGAAAGGAGATAAAGAAGTGTTTGATATGAAAGCTGCTAGTTTGTACATATTTTAGCAGTACAAGCTGTGGTTTATCATTTTgacccatactttttttttttaattatatgtgtgtgactTTTATCGAGGTCTATCTCTATAGTTTTAGAGATGCATATGCCATTCGAGCAtggcaatttttctttattgtgattaattagaaaattataatacttattttcttgatttattatAAATGAATGATAACACAGAAATTTGAGTAATTAATACCAAAAGTAAGAGACGATTAGTTGTGAAGGCATTGTGCAATTTCAAATCCTTAGCTGAgttatattcaatttaatttaattatgctCATTCTAAAATGCTATTGTCACTCTACTGCTGTCTCTTATGTATCCTTTAATCTTAATCTGCATTGACTTTGTGGCGAGTGCCTTAAAGAAATTTCGGAAACATCATAGaattaaaaaatgattttaagacACTACAGAATTATAAAAATTGCATATAATATTCAGTCTTGAAAGGGAAGTCCTTTTAGTAATCTTATTTAAGTGAAAATGTGATGAAAAGACTTTGAAATGATAGCTTCTTCTTCACTGTTTCTAATTGGGAAACTGGGTAtatgattttgccaaatatttatttttccatttcaccgAGGTATCTTGCTTCTGTTCTAGAGATAAGTAGGCCATACATTCATAGCAAATGCTCTTCTTTGTTACAGCAATTTGGAAATTGTTGTCATACCGAAAACCTTTTTCAGCTTAGAAAACAATTGCCAGTTTGAAATTTTTAGGTTATGTtagtattttagatattttcatataatagaaTCACTTATGAGCCGTGGACATATAATAAGGAAATGGGCTTATAGAAAATACTTGTGACACTAAACATAAACATTCATCCAGAAGCACAGAACTCCTTTTGCAATTAAATATACTGTGCATTTATTGTCTCCGACCTTTGAAAGCTCTCTTTTATCTGAGCATTCTTTTCTCTGCAACTCACCTCCTGGCTTGCAACAGGCACAATCAGTGCCAAGGCAGGTAGTTGAGTCAACTGAGCCATTGCAAGTTGTCCAGCTTGTTCGTTTCAGGCACGATCCGCCAGCGCTCTCACAATTAGGTAATTTGATACAGATGGAAGTATCTGAAAAGACAAACGGGAGTTACAACGGGTATTCTGACACcagtagttccttgttggacgagtgggttacgtactcACATATCGATTTGGTAGTCccggttcgattccctgctctgccaaactggaaccagaggaatttgtttctggtgataggaagttgatttctctatataatgtggttctgatcccacagtaagctgtaggtcccgttgctaggtaaccagttggttcctatccacgtagaaatatctaatccttcgggccagccctaggagagctgttaatcagctcagtggtctggttaaactaagatatacataacttttCTAACACCAGATTTACTCACAGATAAGGGGATCAGTTTGTACCATATACATTTGATTTTTTATCCTGCATCATTTGAGACTGATAGGTATAATGCAGAAGCTCTGTGACATTCCAGCATAAAATTTTTGCAGTGAGAGGAAAAGTTTCTTTCTTGAGATTTGACAAGAAAATAGGCAGAGAATTTTGAATCACTATTTTAACGGTCGTAGAGCTTTCAATAGTAAAGATAAGTAACTTGTAGTATTTGAAACATTGAGATTTCAATTTCCcccgaaaaaagaaagaaagaaatgaaggctTTGGTAAGTGACCTACCAGAAACACAGCAGTAACATTGAGATTCAGTGCATCCTTGTTTGTAGATAGTGCCTGAGCAAGAGTAGGTACTCTGGTTGTTGTAACAGTAACCACTAGCAGCAGTGCACTGCTGATTTCGCGTACAATCTAAAAATTCGAGAGAAAGTAAAGTTTAATATAAGTTTTAACATTATTTCATGTTATTGTTAATCATACACATAATCCTTGGTGTTTACAGCTGTCATTGTATCTTTACATATTTTCATGCAGCATGAAAAGCAAGACAAGAGCACAGGTTACATAATGGAACTGTCAGTATAACTAGGTTGGTAAGGATATCGAAAAATTGGCAACATAATGAAGAACTTTTTAAAACTGACGAGTAGGCTAAGGCAAGAAATTTCAAAATTATGACAGCACCTATTCCGTACTTTTAGTTTTAACTGAATTTAacttatgtaatatattattcacTGCTGATTTCTTGCACAGTCCGAGAACTCGGGATACAATAAAGATGAAatttatcatgatttagccaACAGCCATACCACGTTGAAAGATTAGATATAGGTATGTACATTGTtaaaggaatgaagaaaaaatatctaaattttgTGTAATCTTATCATTTTTACATTAGTTTTCCGACTTACCTCTGCAACAAGTGCAGTCAGTACCAAGGCAGCTTGGTTTGTCAATTATGCCATAGCAATTGCTCACATTAGTTCCTTTGATACAGCCACCATTAATGCCACATGTATCCAGTTTGATGCATGTTGTAGGATCTGAAAAGATAGGTAGCCATGATATTATTAATTCgcacagctatattattattattattattattattattattattattattattattattattattattattattattattattattattattcagaagatgaaccctatttgtaTGGAACAAGGCAACAGGGGACACTGACTGGCAATGCAAGCttcgaaagaatatggtgttcattcaaaagaagtaagagaaggtaaaaatGGGATTACAAAAAGAGGAGGTTAGTTAGAAAAACAAATGtattaacaaattaattaataagaatgtaagtaaattatttaacTACAAAGAGAATTGTgttagggcagtaatgcattaGAAGTTCGAAAGAAAGGTTTATTTACTTCATACTGGTATGTACATAGATTAAACAGCTTGTGTTGCCTTAATCTACAGTCATATAAGAACGGAAACACTTCCATTTTACATATGAAAGCAGGGCTTATGATACAAATGATGCTGTGTAAATGAAGAGATAATATCTTCTATCAGAAGATCCATTTCTTAAAGTGATTTCTTTCTTTGGTCCTTGATTTAGAAATGAGTGTGACCATCGCTGATGTGAAGCCACTTACCTGGGAAACAACAAGAGCAGTTTGCGCCTTCACATCCATTTTTATAGCTGGTTCCAGGGCATGCATAATTACTGGTGGTATCGAAGCAGAAACCACCGTTGTTTTTACAGACGTCCTTTCTTGTACAACCTGCGGATACGTCAGCAAAATTGTTAATATTCTATTCATGATACCATCCTCGAGGAAGTAAGTAGTTGTTCCATGTCAGTGCAGTTTATGATAAATCTTCGAAGGGATTATTTTCGCACAATGGATTTTGATCTGTGCTAAGTCTACTAGAACTGAAGACATCACAAGAAGTCTGACAATTAAATTAGCTAGTTCTAGTTTACCAGTTCACTTATCACCAGATGAAGAACACCTGCTTTTATTGGGAACCACATCTTAGAATCGCAGGACTCTTTGAAAGGTCTTAGGATAGGTTCTTCTTATAAACACTGGATTTCCCCTTCATTTTCGTGATAACTTTAAAGCCTCACATCATTTAGTGGAGAATATAATGCTAGTTTAAAATCCAAAGTAAAAAGACTGCTTAGTCTTCAAAACATTTGCAAAGCTCAAATCCTATACTGAATTGTATTGAATTGAAGATTTTTTGTTATCAGTGTATTTATAAAGGCAAGTGTATATGGAGCTTTATGAtaagagataaatagatagataagtagaCAGACATGCATATAGGCTACCTTACTCACCTCCTTGCCTACAGCAAGCGCAGTCTTTTCCATAGCAGCCATTTGTGTCAATTACGTAATCACAAGTGTTCCATTGTGCAGGTTTCATGCAAGTGCCACTTCCAGCGTCACATTGAGGCTTTGGAATACAGATGGTAGGATCTGAAAAGGTCAATAGTAGTAAAAACACCCTGAAAACACACTAGTAAGTGTGTATTAACCAAACACACATAAAATGTTATTGGTTAAGCATGTTAACAGAAAAGTTATCTACGAAAGCGTAGCACACTTTGTATGGTGTATACTTTAGTATGTCTCACATAGTTTTTGAAAACACTAATGAGGAATGAGTAGAAAGCCTATAATATTAAGTTATGTTTTGGAAGTGATGACAATTACTTATTCTTATCTCATTTTGCAagggtttatgtatatatgtatatgcagatATGATTAGATATAAATATTTGTAGATATCTcttatatgaaattcctttcaaaCTTATTTATCTTGTTAGTTTTATTCAATTTATCACAGCGTCAAtgacctagatgttgtgacgccagttttgaaTGGCctaagtcaatcaatcaatcttctcACACAAAAGTATGATAGACAATATCATAACGTAGCATATCTCCCCATGAAAATTCAGTCATCATGATGTGTTGAACGAATTGGTGGAGAAAGTGCTCATTTGAAGTACACAAGGGATTTCAGTGCTCTCGACCTTTGACATtactaatattgttattattattattattatttttcagtagacgaaacctatccatatggaacaaactGCCCACAAAAGGGGACAATTGACTTAAAattcttcaagcttccaaagaatattgggtTCGTTagtgagaagtaagaagaagcagaaagaataGATCTCacctattaaaaaaatgaatcaactggtaaatagataaaaaatgtattcaaaatCAAGGAGCATAGTGTTAGgttagtaatgcactgcatcttcgcttgaacttctgaagttggaGAAGGAAACAATGGCAAAGAAATGTCTCCCCGTTCAGAGAGGAGAGCATCACTCAAATGGGAAATGGGAAACTGTTATTACATTTGTTGTGTTGAGAGTCACTCACCAGGGATACAGCAACCACAGTTCGTGTGACTGCATCCTTCTGTATAGATAGTGCCATCACACTGGTAGTTACTCTTCAAGTTGAAGCACCTGCCGCCATTACTGCTGCACCTGGCGAGCGGTGTGCAGGCTGGaacaatggaaaaaaagaagGATTCATTCGAGTCTCATCTGGTGTCATGCtcatgttcattttcattttgaaagctTATTATGTGCGACATCTATCCTCGACCCTTCGTTCATAATATCTGACGTTTTCTAAGAAAAGGTACGAAAGTTTGTTAGAATATAAATGCATTTTGTTGTTATTAGCGCTAGAGAActatcatcataaaaaaagacaaagaaatgacCACAGATTCCCCGGAACGTTGTTATGATAGAAATTTAATAGCTAGGTTAAAATACTCCGTGTTAAATGAAGTACTACAGGCAGATCACCCACATACATATTGAGTTAAAGAAATGTGTAACGAGAAGCGGTAGTCACTGACATATCCAAGTACATAACGAATAGATTTGATAATCATATGCAAGTTAGTTTGGTgctactagtttttattttttgtccagaGATTATTCTTGTGCTATTGGAGAGTAGAGGGCctcattatctatatctatataatatatatatatattattaatatatttacatatatattggtatttatatatgttacacattatacatacattatatatatcattaaagatCAGTTGAAGAGGCCATAAtgttatattaattctatatcaATGGGTCCGGTATATGACGtccttttaaaaatgaaaaattcctcTTCACTTGAATTAAAGACCTGACTCTTTGAGGATCACGCGTGGATTTTCAGTGCATTATGGGCAGTGCCTTAGATTATTTCCAAGTAGTGAAGAGACACATGGTGTGCAGCAGTAACAGTATCCTTGTTTGCATCCATCTTTCATCAAGTTGGTACTACCACTACAGGTATCCATATGTTTCTCGTTAACGCAGAACCCCCCCGTATTTTCACATTCGGGGTACCTGGTGCTATCTGGGTGTGGACAGAAAGCGAATAATTGCATTACGAGTAGCCTAAGcagtattattgattattattgttatttacaaAGGACAACATTGACGTCAGACGTCACGTTCAGGTCATTTGCGAGTctgtatttgccatttttttatatcctttctGCAGCTAAAGATATAACTACTGTGTCAGTCAGTTACCCTTAAGTTCTTTTGAGGGATTcattaatctgtatatatattataatatatatatataatataatatatatatatatatatatatctataaatatatatatatatatatatatatatatatatatatatatatatatatcattatatatatatacatataatatatatatatatatatatatatatatatatatatatatatatataattatatgatataataaccGACTGGTCATGTCAACTGCCTATAACTGCGCCTCAGCCAAAGGCTGAGGTCCAAATCCTAGTAGGATTAGATACCCTTTTGTCTAAGTTGTTCCTAAGGCATAGTGAATTcgatgtaatatattaatatgtggtgtatatatatatacatatagtgtgtatatatatatatatatatatatatatatagtatatatgatatgtatatatatatatatatatatatatatatatttatatatatttatatgtatatatatatatataatatatatatatatatatatatatatatagtatatatatatatatatatatatatatataaatatatataaatatatatatatatatatatatatatatatatatatatatatatatatatataatatatatatatatatatatatatatatatatatatatatattatatatatatatatatataatatatatatatatatatatatatatatatatatatatatatatatatatatatatatataagtatttatatttatgtacctatatatgtatatatttttatatatatatatatatatatatatataatatatatatatatatatatatatatatatacgatatatatacatatatatacatatatatatatatatatatatatatatatatatatatatatatatatatataagtctatcactttaccgtgattcatatacatatatcgaactacaaatgtcctttaatatctaattcgctctacctcggattaatatattttcatatatgtttaacaaagAGGGGGAACTTAAttcaagcgataatagaattggcgatcgactgacgcgaaccatcgacctctcaattctaggactggcagtgaagccaaaaccccaaaaccaccccgccaccgcaagagatataaggaTACGCGCGGCAGGTATTCGAGGTGGGAGGAGCCTTATACTTAaatctcttgcagtggcggggtggtTTTGGGCGTCACttccagtcctagaattgagaggtcgatggctcgcgtctgtcgatcgccaattctattatcgcttaataaattccccctcggttaaacatatatgaaaatatattaattccgaggtagagcgaattagatattaaaggacatttgtagttcgatatatatatatatatatatatatatatataatatatatatatatatatatatatatatatatatatgactggtaaaaatgttctgtaacaacagaattccatctaataaaaggatcccataaaaacaccaaaatgtagagagaaaagtactatatttcagagactgctgtctctctcttcaggtatatgaatgagaaaagtttacagaaaaggtggtatttataccaagagattcgtccacaagtaagccaatttaggtcacccccgctgataatcttcctttaatcttcttaagcgttggttgaatgaacactgcgtcgacgatatct
This window of the Macrobrachium nipponense isolate FS-2020 chromosome 5, ASM1510439v2, whole genome shotgun sequence genome carries:
- the LOC135215614 gene encoding fibropellin-1-like, giving the protein MKPAQWNTCDYVIDTNGCYGKDCACCRQGGCTRKDVCKNNGGFCFDTTSNYACPGTSYKNGCEGANCSCCFPDPTTCIKLDTCGINGGCIKGTNVSNCYGIIDKPSCLGTDCTCCRDCTRNQQCTAASGYCYNNQSTYSCSGTIYKQGCTESQCYCCVSDTSICIKLPNCESAGGSCLKRTSWTTCNGSVDSTTCLGTDCACCKPGVCTPKPICTNNGGYCFDTTSGHVCSGTQYDDGCDGTATCSCCFPDPNVCIELDACGGDRGTCVKDSALATSCFGVPYPEHCLGNDCVCCQDCTPNTQCSDNGGFCYYSQSAYSCSGNIYQEGCSEATCHCCINDTSLCIELPNCENAGGTCMKPDEWNTCVGEVDSTDCLGTDCACCKPGVCTPKPICQTNGGYCFDTTSGHVCSGTQYDDGCDGTATCSCCFPDPNVCIELDACGGDRGTCVKDSALATSCFGVPYP